From Leptospira sp. WS58.C1, one genomic window encodes:
- a CDS encoding UTP--glucose-1-phosphate uridylyltransferase: MDPMIAESEKLIREKMLREGLSEEFISDFIAKIQEVRNGETGIVKWEEVGDLDPNKDEISLEKIESEYSGDPKFLKELVVIKLNGGLGTSMGLSGPKSLIEIKDGMSFLEVVCKQIEYIRQKYNLEIPLILMDSFSTQKESQEELKKIKFSQNYPTSFLQHKVPRLVVPELKPLEISKNSEEWCPPGHGDIWFTLLETGLLDRLLENGYRVAFVSNGDNLGATVHPGILEYILKENLDFCMEMTPKTLADKKGGAIFRRVVGGEKKNLQLLETAQVPSDYMHEFEGLGKFRTFSTNNLWIRLDVLKEKLLEGSFKLSLIVNPKKVEGREVLQLETAMGSAIQNFSNTKGLIIPRDRFAPVKKCEDYLVRRSDAYSLNPDYSVTMSEERKKAGLGELVISLDETYYKKVRDFTDRMQAIPSLVRCTSLKVEGDILFDKKVILEGDVTLINSGPGQKKLSELGVDRISNDSLRFRFT, encoded by the coding sequence ATGGATCCGATGATTGCAGAATCCGAAAAATTAATTAGGGAAAAAATGTTGAGAGAGGGACTCTCCGAAGAGTTCATTTCCGATTTTATAGCCAAGATCCAAGAAGTCAGAAATGGAGAAACCGGGATCGTAAAATGGGAAGAAGTAGGGGACCTGGACCCGAACAAAGACGAGATCTCCTTAGAGAAGATCGAATCCGAATATTCAGGAGATCCTAAATTTTTAAAAGAATTAGTGGTCATCAAATTGAACGGAGGTCTTGGAACTAGCATGGGGCTTTCCGGACCAAAATCCTTGATAGAGATCAAGGATGGGATGAGTTTCTTGGAAGTTGTCTGCAAACAAATCGAGTACATCCGACAAAAATACAATCTCGAAATCCCTCTGATCCTGATGGATAGTTTCAGCACCCAGAAAGAAAGCCAGGAAGAACTTAAAAAGATCAAATTCTCCCAAAACTATCCGACGAGCTTCTTACAACATAAGGTGCCTAGATTAGTCGTCCCGGAACTGAAACCTTTGGAAATTTCCAAAAATTCGGAAGAATGGTGTCCTCCGGGCCACGGAGATATCTGGTTCACACTATTAGAAACAGGACTATTAGATCGACTTTTAGAAAATGGTTACAGAGTGGCATTCGTTTCTAACGGGGATAATTTAGGCGCAACCGTTCATCCTGGAATACTAGAATACATTCTGAAAGAAAATCTGGATTTCTGTATGGAGATGACTCCTAAAACTCTCGCAGATAAAAAAGGGGGAGCGATTTTCAGAAGGGTAGTCGGCGGAGAAAAAAAGAACTTACAATTATTGGAAACTGCTCAGGTGCCCTCCGATTATATGCATGAGTTCGAGGGTTTGGGAAAATTTAGAACATTCTCCACTAATAATTTATGGATCCGATTGGATGTATTGAAAGAAAAATTACTCGAAGGATCCTTCAAACTATCATTGATCGTGAATCCTAAAAAGGTAGAAGGGAGGGAGGTCCTACAGCTGGAGACTGCGATGGGATCCGCCATCCAAAATTTTTCCAACACAAAGGGTCTTATCATTCCCAGGGACCGTTTTGCTCCCGTGAAAAAATGTGAGGATTATCTAGTCAGACGTTCTGATGCCTATTCTTTAAATCCTGATTACTCAGTTACTATGTCGGAAGAAAGAAAGAAGGCCGGTTTAGGAGAGTTGGTCATCTCCTTGGATGAAACGTATTATAAGAAAGTGAGAGATTTTACCGATCGAATGCAAGCCATTCCTTCTTTAGTGCGCTGCACCTCCTTGAAAGTGGAAGGGGATATTTTGTTTGATAAGAAAGTAATTCTAGAAGGAGATGTTACATTAATAAATTCCGGACCAGGACAAAAAAAATTGTCCGAGCTAGGTGTGGATCGAATCTCGAACGATAGTTTACGTTTCCGCTTTACATAA
- a CDS encoding LIC_20196 family exoprotein, with amino-acid sequence MQKRFVLILFVLILIFISPVSALTPPPSLESQVNSSDFIALAKLSNVKESKISSNSISVTANVEILRSLKGGKELPQKFDIAFLIFPELFGKWLKAPPQEGEYILFLIKKKVKDSKGVESEVIGLYEPHPYAFREYNKQLEENILSLTKN; translated from the coding sequence ATGCAAAAACGTTTCGTATTGATCCTTTTCGTACTGATCCTAATATTCATCTCGCCTGTCTCCGCATTAACACCGCCTCCTAGTCTGGAATCTCAGGTGAACTCCTCCGACTTTATCGCATTGGCAAAACTTTCCAATGTGAAAGAAAGTAAGATCTCTTCAAATTCCATCTCCGTCACGGCCAATGTGGAAATTTTAAGATCCTTAAAGGGCGGAAAGGAACTCCCGCAAAAATTCGACATCGCATTTTTGATCTTTCCCGAACTATTCGGAAAATGGCTGAAGGCACCCCCTCAAGAAGGAGAATATATACTTTTTCTAATTAAGAAAAAAGTAAAGGACAGCAAGGGAGTGGAATCGGAAGTGATCGGACTTTACGAACCTCATCCGTACGCATTCCGAGAATATAACAAACAACTAGAAGAAAATATCTTATCTTTAACCAAGAACTAA
- a CDS encoding TraB/GumN family protein: protein MQTIASSEPIRTLELNGSQITILGTAHISQKSIDEVSRIIQEEKPDTVCVELCASRMRSVQDQDHWKKLDIFKVFKERKMWLLLSSLILSSFQKKLGYGNIRPGDEMRKAIEEGNKIHAKIVPVDREISITLKRAWWNVGFWSRMMLFSALVSSLIVKEEVSPEKIEEMKSDDVLKDLFSQLPSRYHSVKNVIIDERDAYLAQRIRQQAAVGKKIFAVVGAGHLEGIVKHILEDKDIDHLDIQPTKGFWDRVRPLLFPAIIISAFTALYWFGGKEEGQEFLIRWILVKGSLAAIGAIIALAHPISILLAFIAAPIGNFNPIIKPGWVAALSESWFRKPLVEDFERLGEDTETFSGYWKNKVTRIFLVFMLPQIGSSIGTFIVSKQIFDKILKFLGAFF from the coding sequence TTGCAAACAATCGCCTCCTCAGAACCGATCCGCACCTTGGAATTAAACGGTTCCCAGATCACTATTTTGGGAACAGCCCATATTAGCCAAAAAAGTATAGATGAAGTTTCCAGGATCATCCAAGAAGAAAAACCGGACACCGTCTGCGTGGAACTTTGTGCATCCAGAATGAGGTCCGTTCAGGACCAGGATCACTGGAAAAAATTGGATATTTTCAAAGTATTCAAGGAAAGAAAGATGTGGCTTCTTCTTTCCAGTCTCATTCTTTCTTCTTTCCAGAAAAAACTAGGTTACGGAAATATTCGTCCCGGGGACGAAATGAGAAAAGCGATCGAAGAAGGAAATAAGATCCATGCTAAGATCGTACCGGTAGATCGAGAGATTTCCATCACTCTTAAGAGGGCCTGGTGGAATGTGGGATTCTGGAGTAGAATGATGTTATTTTCCGCTTTGGTGAGCTCTCTTATCGTTAAAGAAGAGGTTTCTCCCGAAAAAATAGAAGAGATGAAATCGGACGATGTTCTCAAGGATCTATTTTCTCAACTTCCTTCCAGATACCACTCCGTCAAAAATGTGATCATAGACGAAAGAGACGCATATTTAGCACAAAGGATCAGACAACAAGCCGCGGTAGGTAAGAAAATTTTTGCGGTAGTCGGCGCCGGACATTTAGAAGGTATCGTAAAACATATCTTAGAAGATAAGGATATCGATCATTTGGATATCCAGCCGACTAAAGGTTTTTGGGACAGAGTCCGTCCTTTATTATTTCCCGCTATTATCATCTCTGCTTTTACTGCGCTCTATTGGTTCGGTGGAAAAGAAGAAGGTCAGGAATTTTTAATAAGATGGATCTTAGTCAAAGGATCGCTTGCTGCAATCGGTGCAATCATTGCACTTGCACATCCGATCTCCATTCTTCTTGCATTTATCGCGGCTCCTATCGGGAACTTCAATCCGATCATCAAACCGGGTTGGGTTGCTGCATTGTCCGAGTCATGGTTTAGAAAACCGTTGGTCGAGGATTTCGAAAGATTGGGAGAAGACACCGAAACTTTCAGCGGATATTGGAAGAATAAGGTGACTCGTATCTTTCTAGTATTTATGCTCCCTCAGATCGGAAGTAGCATAGGGACGTTCATAGTGTCCAAACAGATTTTTGATAAAATACTAAAATTTTTAGGCGCTTTTTTTTAG
- a CDS encoding 7TM diverse intracellular signaling domain-containing protein yields MRKEIRNRSLILSSFLLAIFFSFPIWGEGPVYEKKDRFYLEERMDGVSLLPYLSVYQDTTGKKSFKEVLKIFDQGGSEKVTQNSLGYSKSAIWVRLKTENQTNKPLDWILEIDYALLDYVDLFVGRVSDSAVNHSGDLREFGTRPIEHRNFAYPFSDEPGSKREIYFRIASSSSILLPFLAFSKNEFIEHSFTEQLALGLYYGSMMIMVVYNLFLLFSTKDKSYLYYVIYILTYVLFQFTLNGLSFQYLWRSSVLWANYSLPFSIFTVILTAGAFSRSFLNAPEYTPKTSKLYYLLFALSFGGMVSTLFIWEYRTAIMSSLVLMFFTLGFLISNGIQCLVAGRREAKYFLFAWSSFLFFSFLFGLKSFGILPNNFFTLWGIQVGSVMEVTLLSLGLADRIKGLSDQLKQRVEELGKIRNYAEESEAKYRSLFEVEEDFLFSLDQNWNILAANKSVSKHIGFKPQEVIGKNFMELIYKAGELQDAYKKLYVLEKLEELASEGKPVRFLGEFLQKYLREPKELQVQFQILEYEGQREILGRAYEPDQDLMSRYVDDEKTVYSANNYLQNAELLSQRMTTNLYRFVDPGTITAMRNCLREMIINAIEHGNLNISFEEKTRAMSEGNYFRFVQERQKDPYYKSKKVKVEYSLSRDRIGVRITDEGKGFNHARLQKSSMEKLNSEGITHGRGLTLTLATFDLVKFNSTGNQVTLVKYF; encoded by the coding sequence ATGCGAAAGGAAATCAGGAATCGATCTTTAATCCTATCAAGTTTTCTTTTGGCGATCTTCTTCTCTTTCCCGATTTGGGGAGAAGGTCCGGTCTACGAAAAAAAAGACCGCTTCTACTTGGAAGAGAGGATGGACGGAGTTTCTCTTCTTCCTTATCTTTCCGTTTACCAAGATACAACAGGTAAAAAGTCCTTCAAAGAAGTGTTAAAAATTTTCGACCAAGGTGGGTCGGAAAAGGTCACACAAAATAGTTTAGGATATTCTAAATCTGCGATTTGGGTGCGTCTTAAAACGGAAAACCAGACTAACAAGCCTCTAGATTGGATCTTAGAGATTGATTATGCGCTGTTAGATTACGTGGATCTGTTTGTGGGAAGAGTTTCCGATTCTGCAGTCAATCATTCGGGAGATCTTAGGGAATTCGGCACTCGACCGATCGAACATCGGAATTTCGCCTATCCTTTTTCGGATGAGCCGGGTTCTAAAAGAGAGATCTATTTTCGGATAGCAAGTTCCAGTTCGATTCTACTACCTTTTCTGGCGTTTTCCAAAAATGAATTTATAGAACATAGTTTTACGGAACAACTTGCGCTCGGCTTGTATTACGGCTCTATGATGATCATGGTGGTATACAATCTATTTTTGCTATTTTCCACCAAAGATAAAAGTTATTTATATTACGTTATTTATATATTAACTTATGTACTCTTCCAGTTTACGTTAAACGGTCTTTCTTTCCAATATTTATGGAGAAGTTCCGTTCTATGGGCAAATTACAGCCTACCGTTTTCCATTTTTACAGTGATCTTAACTGCAGGTGCATTTAGCAGATCCTTCTTGAATGCTCCTGAATACACTCCTAAAACTTCTAAACTGTATTATTTACTTTTTGCACTTAGTTTCGGCGGGATGGTTTCCACTTTATTCATTTGGGAATACAGGACTGCGATTATGAGCAGCTTAGTACTAATGTTCTTTACATTAGGATTTTTGATCTCCAACGGGATACAATGTTTAGTCGCAGGAAGAAGAGAGGCGAAATATTTCCTATTTGCTTGGTCTTCTTTCTTATTTTTTAGTTTTCTGTTCGGGTTAAAATCTTTCGGGATTTTACCGAATAACTTTTTCACTTTATGGGGGATACAGGTCGGCTCCGTGATGGAAGTGACACTTTTGTCCTTGGGATTAGCGGATAGGATCAAGGGATTGTCCGATCAACTGAAACAAAGAGTGGAAGAATTGGGAAAGATCCGTAACTATGCGGAAGAGTCTGAAGCAAAATACAGAAGTTTATTCGAAGTCGAAGAGGACTTTTTATTCTCTTTAGACCAAAACTGGAATATTCTAGCCGCAAATAAATCCGTATCTAAACATATAGGATTCAAACCTCAGGAAGTGATCGGCAAAAACTTTATGGAGCTGATCTATAAGGCGGGAGAATTACAGGATGCCTATAAAAAATTGTACGTATTAGAAAAACTAGAAGAACTCGCTTCCGAAGGAAAACCTGTCAGATTTTTAGGGGAATTCCTACAGAAATATTTACGAGAACCGAAAGAGTTACAGGTCCAATTCCAGATCTTGGAATACGAGGGCCAAAGGGAAATTTTAGGAAGAGCCTACGAACCGGACCAAGACTTGATGTCTAGGTACGTGGACGACGAGAAGACTGTTTACTCCGCAAATAATTATCTGCAAAATGCGGAACTCTTAAGTCAAAGAATGACCACAAACTTGTATAGATTCGTGGATCCGGGCACGATTACTGCGATGAGAAATTGCCTGAGAGAAATGATCATAAATGCGATAGAACATGGAAATCTAAACATCAGCTTTGAGGAAAAAACCAGGGCAATGTCGGAAGGAAATTATTTCAGGTTCGTTCAGGAAAGGCAGAAGGACCCTTATTATAAGTCCAAAAAAGTAAAAGTGGAATATTCACTTTCCAGAGATAGGATCGGTGTACGGATCACCGACGAGGGAAAAGGATTTAACCATGCTAGGCTCCAGAAAAGTAGTATGGAAAAATTGAACTCCGAAGGGATCACTCATGGGCGAGGACTCACACTTACTTTAGCCACATTCGATCTGGTGAAATTTAATAGCACCGGAAACCAAGTCACATTAGTTAAATATTTTTAA
- a CDS encoding chemotaxis protein CheD — translation MLNKDVKIINVGIADIQGGQSPSVIRTTLGSCIGVVFYSPEKKVGAMAHIMLAKDPSGKDSSKNPHKYAETALPELLKRMTELGCNKGEYFARLFGGASMFKGMNSSFLQNIGDLNVSVAKEFLDKEKITLLVEDVGGHEGRTISLYLDDGRILLKKGGFEKYLYKVR, via the coding sequence ATGCTAAATAAAGACGTAAAAATTATAAACGTCGGGATCGCGGATATCCAAGGAGGCCAATCCCCTTCCGTGATCCGCACCACATTAGGTTCCTGTATCGGAGTGGTTTTTTACTCTCCGGAGAAAAAGGTAGGAGCTATGGCCCATATCATGCTGGCCAAAGACCCTTCCGGAAAAGATTCCTCCAAAAATCCCCATAAATACGCCGAAACCGCTCTTCCGGAATTGTTAAAAAGAATGACTGAGTTAGGCTGTAATAAGGGCGAATATTTCGCTCGTCTATTCGGCGGAGCTTCCATGTTCAAAGGAATGAACTCAAGCTTCCTACAGAACATTGGGGATCTAAACGTAAGCGTCGCAAAAGAATTTTTAGATAAAGAAAAAATAACGTTACTAGTAGAAGATGTCGGAGGCCATGAAGGTCGAACGATCAGTCTCTATTTGGATGATGGCAGGATCCTTTTAAAGAAGGGCGGATTCGAAAAGTACCTTTATAAGGTCAGGTAG
- a CDS encoding CsgG/HfaB family protein, protein MKIRIFLLASIFILGSCVSSGEVKKKAKDPNAGVASIASELRYQFLTSLKAQGGKLPARLAILHIVNEDGTNSQLGKLVTDRLGKELFDPKTFLLLERDRLNRVIGEQDFQASGLVLNDQIVSIGKLSGAEYLALGQLVFRDQEFLLNIRIVSLGGVICATADIVFDSDNETYSKYKESVK, encoded by the coding sequence ATGAAAATTCGGATCTTCCTATTGGCATCTATATTCATTTTAGGTTCTTGTGTTTCGTCCGGTGAAGTTAAAAAGAAGGCGAAGGATCCGAATGCGGGAGTGGCAAGTATCGCTTCAGAGCTCAGATACCAATTTTTGACTTCTCTCAAAGCGCAAGGAGGCAAACTTCCGGCAAGGCTTGCTATCTTGCATATAGTAAACGAAGACGGAACCAATTCCCAATTAGGGAAACTCGTCACGGATAGACTCGGAAAAGAATTATTCGATCCTAAAACATTCCTATTATTGGAAAGAGATAGATTAAACCGAGTCATTGGAGAACAGGATTTTCAGGCAAGCGGTCTCGTTCTCAATGATCAAATCGTATCTATCGGGAAACTTTCGGGAGCGGAATATCTTGCCTTAGGGCAGCTTGTTTTTCGTGACCAGGAATTTTTACTGAATATCAGAATTGTCTCCTTGGGTGGCGTGATATGTGCCACTGCGGATATAGTGTTCGATTCGGATAACGAGACCTATTCTAAATATAAGGAATCCGTTAAATAG
- a CDS encoding SCO family protein: MESGAWKFFLTGVIASLVILFFFSHSDPGMIQAEKDVPEGILVLAENQSDISLKSVFSGKQTFLYFGFLHSSKNDLEEVEKFLRWFDKSASNDSQFVFITLTPEKDTYQDLRDRFGKLSENILLLKPANSSSALELARAFGIQAYIQPESGNMKYKTALIWVDDSPKIKGIFPKIPEKPDSIDLPSLLVRAK; encoded by the coding sequence ATGGAATCCGGAGCTTGGAAATTCTTTTTAACGGGCGTGATAGCCAGTTTAGTCATACTATTTTTCTTTTCCCATTCCGATCCGGGAATGATACAAGCGGAGAAGGATGTTCCGGAAGGGATCTTAGTTTTAGCGGAAAATCAATCAGACATTTCCTTGAAATCTGTCTTCTCCGGAAAACAAACTTTTTTATATTTCGGATTTTTACATTCATCCAAAAACGATCTGGAGGAAGTGGAAAAGTTTCTTCGCTGGTTCGATAAATCCGCGTCGAACGATTCTCAATTTGTTTTTATCACCCTAACTCCCGAAAAGGACACCTACCAGGATCTGAGAGATAGATTCGGCAAACTAAGCGAGAATATACTTTTACTCAAACCTGCAAACTCAAGCTCAGCGTTGGAACTAGCCAGAGCGTTCGGGATCCAAGCATACATCCAACCTGAGAGTGGAAATATGAAATATAAGACTGCACTCATCTGGGTGGACGATTCTCCTAAGATCAAAGGAATATTTCCTAAAATCCCGGAAAAACCGGATTCAATAGATCTACCTTCCCTGCTCGTCCGAGCAAAATAA
- a CDS encoding C1 family peptidase yields the protein MKPNLRFLSVLLLSLSATGLLSQTVPGLGMKQEPAELLASFKEANPNRISHRGLSSSMDLSQYMPPVGDQGQQSSCVAWSTAYATKSFQEYMERKDRGWKLSDSSGSPNYSNIFSPSFIYNQINGGRDNGSLISDAMRLVVEKGAAPWSSMPYNERDYLRRPSQDAFNAASAYKAKEFLRIRQTDPTELKNQLSLGRPVVAGIIVYENFMNLKGREVYKEGVGKTYGGHAITIVGYDDSKGVFKFINSWSTQWGDNGYGYIDYRWFTKVCQSAFVLVDDVTPTTTTNTTTTTPATDVKPVPPEKVKPTAPKEIAATQGSFSDKVVLTWASVQHAIGYEIHRKGPGDSSFSKVGLSQTNGFTDDGIQKDIAYSYKIATLTDKDSSDLSDGEAIGYAKTEEAKAPPKVVGVQASQGQYPNKIDLSWEPISGVSDYYVYKWNSNQKKYLSVGRVKNTNYTDNAAARNGATEFYVIAAIGNGKTGDTSDAVSGFTMKAEAKPSKPFGLTATKGLYNSKIEVQWQKVSGASKYLVYRYDVTGLFGGGAWSKVGEESKEAFVDEKLNGQYAFYAVAAVNKDGLSGPFSDYAYGYIDPNKHRAAKLASPTNLKGALDTKTGKISLKWDPVKGANEYYVYRKKRGASSWDFVSGTNEKTTNFIADIPEKEILYLYSVTSKTDLGGESDKATPVSAVLSQAKPAKVMRSFGGDSSLEKFKGPWTAMSWDGSKGVNQVLLEIESQDNVNYVVKFNKQKIFEGRYVENSPIIDKEGKFRIEIENAGDALQVTLKDNGIINQKATLNFLKE from the coding sequence ATGAAACCGAATTTACGTTTTTTATCCGTTTTATTACTTTCACTCTCTGCAACCGGCCTCCTCTCTCAGACAGTTCCCGGCCTGGGGATGAAACAAGAACCTGCGGAACTTTTAGCTTCTTTCAAAGAAGCAAATCCGAATCGTATCTCTCACCGAGGGCTTTCTTCCTCCATGGATCTTTCCCAGTATATGCCTCCAGTCGGAGACCAAGGACAACAAAGTTCCTGTGTTGCCTGGTCCACCGCTTACGCTACCAAGTCTTTTCAAGAATATATGGAGAGAAAGGACAGAGGTTGGAAGTTAAGCGATTCTTCCGGAAGTCCGAACTATTCCAATATTTTCTCACCTTCATTCATCTATAACCAGATCAACGGAGGAAGGGACAACGGTTCGTTGATTTCCGATGCAATGCGTCTCGTTGTGGAAAAAGGGGCGGCACCTTGGTCTTCAATGCCATATAATGAAAGAGATTATCTTCGCCGTCCCTCTCAAGACGCTTTTAATGCTGCTTCTGCTTATAAGGCAAAAGAATTTTTACGGATCAGACAAACCGATCCGACCGAACTGAAAAATCAACTCTCCTTAGGAAGACCCGTAGTAGCCGGGATAATAGTTTACGAAAACTTTATGAACTTAAAAGGAAGAGAAGTTTATAAGGAAGGAGTCGGGAAAACCTACGGCGGACATGCGATTACAATCGTAGGTTACGACGATTCCAAGGGAGTGTTTAAGTTTATCAACTCATGGTCCACCCAATGGGGAGACAACGGTTACGGCTATATTGATTATAGATGGTTCACGAAGGTTTGCCAATCCGCATTCGTCCTTGTCGACGATGTGACTCCGACAACTACCACGAATACAACCACTACTACACCGGCAACGGATGTAAAACCCGTACCTCCTGAAAAAGTAAAACCGACCGCTCCAAAGGAGATTGCTGCGACCCAAGGTTCTTTTTCGGATAAGGTAGTACTGACCTGGGCATCCGTTCAGCACGCAATCGGATACGAGATCCATAGAAAAGGGCCGGGAGATTCCTCTTTTTCTAAGGTCGGACTTTCTCAGACCAACGGATTTACGGATGATGGGATCCAAAAGGATATCGCTTACTCTTATAAAATTGCGACCTTAACAGATAAAGATTCTTCCGATCTATCGGATGGAGAAGCGATCGGCTATGCAAAAACCGAAGAAGCAAAGGCTCCGCCTAAGGTTGTGGGAGTCCAAGCAAGCCAAGGACAATATCCGAATAAGATCGATCTATCTTGGGAACCCATCAGCGGAGTTTCCGATTACTATGTATACAAGTGGAACTCCAATCAGAAAAAATATCTCTCCGTTGGTAGAGTAAAAAATACCAACTACACGGATAATGCTGCGGCTAGGAACGGAGCGACGGAGTTCTACGTAATCGCGGCGATCGGTAACGGTAAAACCGGGGATACTTCGGATGCTGTTTCCGGATTTACTATGAAAGCAGAAGCGAAACCTTCTAAACCTTTCGGGCTTACCGCTACGAAAGGACTTTATAATAGTAAAATAGAAGTACAATGGCAGAAGGTTTCCGGCGCTTCCAAATATCTAGTCTATCGTTACGATGTGACCGGATTATTCGGAGGAGGCGCTTGGTCCAAGGTAGGAGAAGAATCAAAAGAGGCATTCGTTGACGAAAAACTGAATGGCCAGTACGCATTCTACGCTGTGGCTGCTGTGAATAAGGACGGACTATCCGGTCCATTCTCAGACTATGCTTATGGATATATAGATCCAAATAAACACAGAGCGGCAAAACTTGCCTCGCCGACAAATCTAAAGGGAGCTCTCGATACCAAAACTGGAAAAATTTCCTTAAAATGGGATCCAGTCAAAGGAGCCAACGAATACTATGTGTATCGTAAAAAAAGAGGAGCTTCTTCTTGGGATTTTGTTTCCGGAACGAACGAAAAGACTACAAACTTTATTGCGGATATCCCCGAAAAGGAAATATTATATCTCTACTCCGTAACTTCCAAAACTGATCTGGGAGGAGAAAGTGATAAGGCGACTCCTGTCTCAGCGGTCCTTTCCCAAGCAAAACCTGCAAAGGTAATGCGTTCCTTCGGTGGAGATTCTAGTTTAGAAAAATTTAAAGGACCTTGGACTGCTATGTCTTGGGACGGTTCCAAGGGTGTGAACCAAGTCCTTTTGGAGATCGAAAGCCAAGACAATGTGAACTATGTTGTGAAGTTCAATAAGCAGAAAATTTTCGAAGGACGATATGTGGAAAATAGCCCGATCATCGACAAGGAAGGTAAGTTCCGAATTGAGATCGAGAACGCGGGGGACGCTCTACAGGTAACCTTAAAAGATAATGGGATCATCAATCAGAAAGCTACTTTGAATTTCTTGAAGGAGTAG
- a CDS encoding EAL domain-containing protein, whose amino-acid sequence MPINVANEMTDAYNLKLRSFDMGDLEQFKTVFINENRGKPIFLLRFQNISTVSLVEFIQLIPQRIADIEPSHRELFRYYAYGDKKNLLIGVAPLDNSGPISLANFDAAMGRFHDHAIRTGTLNFDFGIGRTQCNFISYVEEIFRELETSSQKNLKDNLVRWSWTYLNRVNDYFASERADAVIQPIIHYNHRDHTFSMKGGEVFVGGEAYAGYADLIRDIPHDQDLNRIELLILEKLIMSCNGSPGLLKFNISPQTLIDTFDTDEKVTRFHELLLKQNLNPQNVRMELIEKPYEEGEATLKSVCRRFWNFGISFAADDFGVKSQSHQVVLDLGEMIKEFKLDPISFKFKADQDLTKFLDNLAFIDYCRRLSDNREAIITAEALEDIDSLNFLITHQVYYFQANLFCKKIWIQDYQERFKEMQKLPENAVTKILSSPELTQRLKEVGNIFVLAKEVDLF is encoded by the coding sequence ATGCCGATTAATGTCGCAAACGAAATGACCGATGCTTATAACTTAAAACTAAGATCCTTCGATATGGGGGATCTGGAACAGTTTAAGACAGTATTCATCAATGAAAATCGAGGAAAGCCAATCTTCCTCCTTAGATTTCAAAATATTTCCACAGTTTCCTTAGTAGAATTCATACAACTGATCCCTCAGAGGATCGCTGACATAGAACCTTCTCATCGTGAGCTATTTCGTTATTATGCCTATGGTGATAAAAAGAATTTACTGATCGGTGTAGCGCCTCTGGATAATTCCGGCCCGATCAGCCTTGCTAATTTTGATGCTGCCATGGGAAGATTCCATGATCATGCAATCCGGACCGGAACTCTTAATTTTGATTTCGGGATCGGAAGAACCCAATGTAATTTTATTTCCTATGTGGAAGAGATCTTTAGAGAATTGGAGACTTCTTCTCAAAAAAATCTGAAGGATAATCTGGTTCGTTGGAGTTGGACTTATCTGAATCGTGTAAACGATTATTTCGCAAGCGAACGTGCGGACGCAGTCATCCAGCCGATCATCCATTATAACCATAGGGACCATACGTTCTCTATGAAAGGTGGAGAAGTTTTCGTCGGCGGAGAGGCATACGCAGGTTATGCGGATCTGATCCGAGACATTCCTCATGACCAGGATTTAAACAGGATAGAACTTCTGATCTTAGAAAAGTTGATCATGTCTTGTAACGGTTCTCCTGGGCTTCTAAAATTTAATATTTCTCCACAGACCCTAATCGATACCTTTGACACGGACGAGAAGGTTACTCGCTTTCATGAATTACTTCTGAAACAAAACCTGAATCCGCAAAATGTGCGTATGGAGCTGATCGAAAAACCATACGAGGAAGGAGAGGCGACTCTCAAATCCGTTTGTAGAAGGTTCTGGAATTTCGGGATCAGTTTTGCCGCTGACGACTTCGGAGTAAAAAGCCAAAGTCACCAGGTGGTTTTGGATCTGGGAGAGATGATCAAAGAGTTCAAACTGGATCCGATCAGTTTCAAGTTCAAAGCCGATCAGGATTTGACCAAGTTCCTGGACAACCTTGCATTCATAGATTATTGCAGAAGACTTTCCGACAACAGAGAAGCGATCATCACTGCGGAAGCATTAGAAGATATCGATTCCTTGAACTTCCTGATTACCCACCAAGTGTATTATTTCCAAGCTAATTTATTCTGCAAAAAGATCTGGATCCAAGATTACCAGGAACGTTTTAAGGAAATGCAAAAACTTCCTGAAAACGCAGTCACTAAGATACTGAGTTCTCCCGAACTCACTCAAAGATTGAAAGAAGTCGGTAATATTTTCGTCTTAGCGAAAGAAGTAGACCTGTTTTAA